From Microbacterium sp. LWH7-1.2:
GGCGGCGCGGAACCGCTCGGCGATCGCAGGGCCGACAGCTCCGGGGTGGGCGTGCAGCCAGGCGCCGTTGTTGCGCCACGCCTCGGCCGCCTGCACGGCGCGGAACGGGACGAGGTAGTCGTCGAGGTCACCGAGCGACACACGGTCGATCGCCGGGGCATCCGGGCCTGCGGCGAGGGCGCCGAGCAGCGTCTCGAAGGCGTCGCGTGTCGTCGGCTCCGCCGCGTCGAGCGCCTCGTCGGGCACGGCGAACCGCCACGGCAGGTCTTCGCCCGACTCGCCCCACCTCCCGCGGCCGGGATCGTCCTCGTCGGACGCCGCCGACGCGTCCGACCCGTCGTAGCTCAGGCACCAGTCGGCCACACGCTGGAGTGTGTCGCCGTCACGGGTGAGCCACCCCACGGTGTCGAACGACTGCGCGAGCGGCAGCATCCCCTGGCGCGGGACCAGCCCGTGGGTCGTCCGCAGGCCCCACAGCCCCTGGTACGACGCGGGAACGCGCACCGATCCGGCGGTATCGGTCGCGAGGCCGATGTCGGCCTGGCCGGTCGCGACGGCAGTGGCGGGTCCGCTCGACGATCCGCCCGGGAGGGCGCCCGGCAGTGCGCCGTTCGGCGGCGTGCCGTAGTGCGCGTTGTCGCCCGCAATGGAGTATGCGAACTCGTCGGTGCGGGCGATGCCGCGCAGCGACGCCCCGCCGCGCAGCAGATCCGAGACGGCGGGCGCGGTCGTCGTCTCGGGGCGGGCGCTGTCGAGGTAGACCGGATTGCCCGCGCCGATCCGGTAGCCCTTGATGGCGAAGAGGTCTTTGACAGCGACGGTGAGCCCCGCGAGTGAGCCCTCCCATGCGCCCTGGAACAGGGGGTCGCCGACGGTACGCCAGACGGTGCGGTCGAGCGGCTGCGCGCGCGGAGTGACGTGGGCCGCGGTGATGCGCCACGCGCCGTCGATCCGCTGCCACAGCTGCGTCTGCAGGCCCC
This genomic window contains:
- a CDS encoding AtzH-like domain-containing protein translates to MAEASVPADLLAAFERYEAAIVADDIAVLDDSFAPGPDTLRGDGAGLLVGHDAISAFRGTRGGVAPRTIERIEYRPVGTDAALLVSVSRYAGGGRGLQTQLWQRIDGAWRITAAHVTPRAQPLDRTVWRTVGDPLFQGAWEGSLAGLTVAVKDLFAIKGYRIGAGNPVYLDSARPETTTAPAVSDLLRGGASLRGIARTDEFAYSIAGDNAHYGTPPNGALPGALPGGSSSGPATAVATGQADIGLATDTAGSVRVPASYQGLWGLRTTHGLVPRQGMLPLAQSFDTVGWLTRDGDTLQRVADWCLSYDGSDASAASDEDDPGRGRWGESGEDLPWRFAVPDEALDAAEPTTRDAFETLLGALAAGPDAPAIDRVSLGDLDDYLVPFRAVQAAEAWRNNGAWLHAHPGAVGPAIAERFRAAAAVTAEDEASARSLLAPLRDLVRDRVRGAVLLLPTAPGAAPARGLAGERIDAVRTATLRMTTPAAVAGLPALSAPLLTVPSPLGPAPVGVCLVSREGTDIALVRLARRLADRLSASGVNR